The Candidatus Thermoplasmatota archaeon sequence GCTATGGGATCGGCCACCCCTCGATCGTGCGCGAGATCGAGAAGGTCCGCGGGCCCTTCAAGCTCAACGCGTTCAGCGAGCTTGCCGCCGTCGAGTCGCTTCGCGATCCGACGTACCTTCGAAGCGTCGTCGCCCGCGTCCGCAGCGAGCGCGCGTTCCTGTCGGAACGGCTCGCGGCGCTCGGGTTCACCGTCTTCCCGAGCCAGACGAACTTCCTCCTCCTTCGTCCGCCGGTGCCCGCCGACCGTCTCGACGAGGGGCTTGCCGCGCAGGGCTTCGCCGTCCGCCGGTTCCGCTCGGGCGCGCTGGCGGGCTTCGTGCGCGCAACCGTGCCGCCGCGGGACGTGGGCGAGCGGTTCCTGTCGGCCGTCGAACGAACGCTCGCGGATCTCGCATGACGCGCGTGCTCCTGGCCGACTACGGCGTGGGCAACCTCCACAGCGTGCGCAGGGCCCTCGAGAACGCCGGCGTGCGCGTCGCGTTCGCATCGCCGGCGGGCGATCTCTCCCGCTTCGACGCCGTGGTCCTCCCGGGCGTGGGCGCCTTCGGCCCGGCCGCGGCGCGGGTCGCCCGCGCGCGCGAGCCCCTCCGCGCGTGGATCGAGGCCGGCCGCCCTCTCCTTGGCATCTGCCTTGGCATGCAGCTTCTGTTCGACGACAGCGAGGAGTCGCCCGGCGTGCCGGGCCTTGGCGTGCTCGCGGGGCCCGTCCGCCGCCTGCCCGCGCGCCGGCTTCCCCAGATCGGATGGAACGACCTTGCCGTCCGCAAGGATCCGCTGTTCGAGGAGCTTCCGCCGGCGCCGCAGGTGTACTTTGTGAACAGCTTCGCGCCCGTCCCGCGCGAGGACGTGACGATCGCGACGGCCGAGTACGGATCGACGTTCTGCGCGGCCGTGCGAAAGCGTAATGCGTACGGCGTGCAATTCCACCCGGAAAAGAGCTCGCGGACGGGGCTACGGATGATCGAGAACTTCCTCGAGCTTGCGCGGGAATCCTCATGATGCTCATCCCTTCGATCGACCTCAAGGACGGTCGCCTCGTCCAGCTCGTGGGCGGCGATCCTCACCAGCCACGGGTCACCATCGACGACGCCCACGGGCAGGCCGAACGCTGGGTGCGCGCGGGCGCCTCCATGCTGCACGTCATCGACCTCGACGCGGCCTTTGGCACGGGCAGCAACGCGCGGGTCGTCTCCGAGATCGTGCGCTTGGCCGGCGTGCCCGTGCAGGTGGGCGGCGGCGTGCGCTCGACCGAGCGCGTGGAGGAGCTTCTGGCCGCGGGCGCCTCGCGCGTGCTCGTGGGCACGAAGGCCATCCTCGACCACGACTGGCTGAAGGCCATGGTCGCAAAGCACGGCAAGCGCATCGTGATCGCCATCGACGCGCGCGGCGGCGAGATCCTCGTCAAAGGATGGACCGAGCGCACGGGCATCGCCGTCACCGACTACGTCCGCAAGGTGGACAAGCTGGGCCTTGGCGCCATTTTCTTCACCGACGTCGCAAGCGAGGGCAAGCTCACGGGCATCAACGAGATGCTCGTGAAGAGCCTCGTGGAGGCCGTGGACAAGACGCCCGTGCTCGTGGCCGGTGGCATCTCCAGCGTGGACGAGCTTCTCATGCTCAAGGAGATCGGCGTCGAAGGCGCGGTCATCGGCATGGCCCTCTACACCGGACGCATCGACTTCAAGAGCGCGCTTGCGGAGCTCTCCGAATGACGGAGGTCGTGCGCGGCACCAAGGAGACGCAGATCCGCGTGGAGCTTGCCCGCGGCGCCGGTCCGGCCCGCGTGCGCGTCCCCGATCCCTTCTTGTCCCACATGCTGGAGGCGTTTGCCGCGTGGGGCGGCTTCAGGCTTGCCGTGGAGGCGCGCGGGGACCTTCGGCACCACACGATCGAGGACGTCGCCATCACGCTTGGCCAAGCGCTGCGCGGCGAGATCGACGTGAACCGCGTCCGCCGGACGGGGTTTGCGTACGTTCCCATGGACGACGCGCTCGTGCGCGTGGCCGTCGACGTCGTCGACCGCCCGTTCTTCGCCGGCGAGCTTCCCGAGCGCCTCTACACGCACTTCTTCCGCAGCTTTGCGTTCGAGGCGCGCCTCACGCTGCACGTGGACGTCCTGCGCGGCCACGACGACCACCACGTGACGGAGGCCGCCTTCAAGGCGCTGGGCCTTGCGCTTGCACAGGCGCTCTCTCCGCGCGAGAGCGTCCTTAGCACGAAAGGCGAAGTCGAGACGACCCGCGCGCGCCGCCGGAAGCGCTGAGCCGATGCTTCGCAAGCGCGTGATTCCCTGCCTGGACGTGAAGGACGGGCGCGTCGTGAAGGGCGTGCGCTTCCGCGATCTTGAGGCGGTCGGCGATCCGGTGGCCATGGCCGTCGCCTACGAGCGCCAGGGCGCCGACGAGATCGTCTTCCTCGACGTCTCGGCGAGCCAGGAGGGGCGCGCCACGCTCCTCGACGTCGTTCGGCAGACGGCCGAAAACTTGTTCGTCCCCCTCACGGTGGGAGGCGGCGTGGCGACCATGGAAGACGTGCATCGCGTGCTCAACGCCGGTGCCGACAAGGTCGCCATGAACACGGCCGCCGTGCGCAATCCCGCGCTCATCACGGACGCGTCCCGCGAGTACGGCGCGCAGTGCGTCGTCGTGGCGATCGACGCGAAACGGGAGGGCAACGCGGGCTCGTCGCCGGCCTGGAGCGTGCACACCCACGGCGGCACGCGCCCCACCGGCCTTGACGCCGTCGCCTGGGCGCGCCGCGCGGCGGAGCTTGGCGGGGGCGAGATCCTCCTCACGAGCATGGACGCCGACGGAACGGAGGACGGCTACGACCTTGCGCTTACGCGCGCCGTCTCCCGCGCCGCGGGCGTCCCGATCGTCGCTTCGGGAGGCGCCGGGAACCCCCGCCACATGGTGGAGGCGCTGCGCGAGGGCGAGGCCGACGCGGCGCTGGCTGCAAGCGTGTTCCACTACGGGAAGTTCACGGTCGGCGACGTGAAGCGCGCGCTCGCGGAGGCGGGCGTCCCCGTCCGGGAGGCGGGCCTTGCATGACCGAGCCTCGCTTTGCGTCGGGCGTGCAGGGGCTCCTTCCGGTGATCGTGCAGGACGCCACCTCGGGCCAGACGCTCATGCTCGCGTGGACGAACCAAGAGGCGCTCGACCGGACGCTTGCGACCGGCGAGATGCACTACTGGTCGCGCTCGCGCGGGCGGCTGTGGCGAAAGGGCGAGGAGTCGGGGAACGTCCAGCGGCTGCACGCGCTCGTGCTCGACTGCGACGGCGACGCCTTTCTGGCGCAGGTTCACCAGACGGGCGTCGCCTGCCACACGGGACAGGCGTCGTGCTTCCACAACGCCGTGCGGGGCGAGGCGACCGCGCCGTTTCTGGCCGCCCTCTGGCGCACCATCGAGTCCCGGCGCCAGGCGCGCCCCGAGGCGTCCTACACGGCGCGGCTGCTCGCTGACGAGAACCTGCGCTTGAAGAAGGTGGCGGAGGAGGCCGCGGAGGTCGTCATGGCCGCGAAGGTGGGCGACCGCGACGCGGCCGTCCGCGAGTTCGCCGACCTCTTCTACCACGCGCTCGTGGCCATGGCGGCGTTGGGCGTCCGGCCCGCGGACGTGGAGGCGGAGCTTGCCCGCCGCCGTCGTCCGCCGCAGCCGTGAACTTCAGCCGTCGAGGCTTGCCACGCGGATCTCGAAGACGCGGAAGTTCCCGTCGCGGTAGCCTTCCTCGGGCGTGAGGCGGACGGTCCGCGTTTCGCCCTGCCGCAGCCCGACCGCGCCGTTGGCAAAGCCCG is a genomic window containing:
- the hisH gene encoding imidazole glycerol phosphate synthase subunit HisH, which translates into the protein MTRVLLADYGVGNLHSVRRALENAGVRVAFASPAGDLSRFDAVVLPGVGAFGPAAARVARAREPLRAWIEAGRPLLGICLGMQLLFDDSEESPGVPGLGVLAGPVRRLPARRLPQIGWNDLAVRKDPLFEELPPAPQVYFVNSFAPVPREDVTIATAEYGSTFCAAVRKRNAYGVQFHPEKSSRTGLRMIENFLELARESS
- the hisA gene encoding 1-(5-phosphoribosyl)-5-[(5-phosphoribosylamino)methylideneamino]imidazole-4-carboxamide isomerase, which codes for MMLIPSIDLKDGRLVQLVGGDPHQPRVTIDDAHGQAERWVRAGASMLHVIDLDAAFGTGSNARVVSEIVRLAGVPVQVGGGVRSTERVEELLAAGASRVLVGTKAILDHDWLKAMVAKHGKRIVIAIDARGGEILVKGWTERTGIAVTDYVRKVDKLGLGAIFFTDVASEGKLTGINEMLVKSLVEAVDKTPVLVAGGISSVDELLMLKEIGVEGAVIGMALYTGRIDFKSALAELSE
- a CDS encoding imidazoleglycerol-phosphate dehydratase — translated: MTEVVRGTKETQIRVELARGAGPARVRVPDPFLSHMLEAFAAWGGFRLAVEARGDLRHHTIEDVAITLGQALRGEIDVNRVRRTGFAYVPMDDALVRVAVDVVDRPFFAGELPERLYTHFFRSFAFEARLTLHVDVLRGHDDHHVTEAAFKALGLALAQALSPRESVLSTKGEVETTRARRRKR
- the hisF gene encoding imidazole glycerol phosphate synthase subunit HisF; translation: MLRKRVIPCLDVKDGRVVKGVRFRDLEAVGDPVAMAVAYERQGADEIVFLDVSASQEGRATLLDVVRQTAENLFVPLTVGGGVATMEDVHRVLNAGADKVAMNTAAVRNPALITDASREYGAQCVVVAIDAKREGNAGSSPAWSVHTHGGTRPTGLDAVAWARRAAELGGGEILLTSMDADGTEDGYDLALTRAVSRAAGVPIVASGGAGNPRHMVEALREGEADAALAASVFHYGKFTVGDVKRALAEAGVPVREAGLA
- the hisIE gene encoding bifunctional phosphoribosyl-AMP cyclohydrolase/phosphoribosyl-ATP diphosphatase HisIE: MTEPRFASGVQGLLPVIVQDATSGQTLMLAWTNQEALDRTLATGEMHYWSRSRGRLWRKGEESGNVQRLHALVLDCDGDAFLAQVHQTGVACHTGQASCFHNAVRGEATAPFLAALWRTIESRRQARPEASYTARLLADENLRLKKVAEEAAEVVMAAKVGDRDAAVREFADLFYHALVAMAALGVRPADVEAELARRRRPPQP